In Deltaproteobacteria bacterium, the sequence TCACCGCCTCCTTCCACTCGTCGCCGACGCCCGTGACCGCCTCCAGGGCCGCGTACATCTCCTGGGGCGACTTGATGTACAGCTCTTCGGTGTCGTGCCGCATCCGCTTGGGATCGTCGAACGTCCGCCCCGAGGCGATGGCCATCAAGACTTCGTGCGCCTTGGCGTCCTCGCGCCGCACGTAGTGGCTGTCAGCGGTGGCGACGAGCGGCACGCCTTCTTCGCGCGCCAGCTCGCAGATGCCGTGGTTGACCGGGAGCTGCTCCTTCAGAGCGTTGCTCTGGATCTCCAGGTACAACCTGTCCCCGAAGATGGACTTGAGATCGCGCACCTCGCGCCGGGCCTCGTCCATGTCGCCGCGGCGAACCGCCCGCGGCACCGCGCCGGCCATGCAGGCGGTGAGCGCGATCAGTCCCTCGCCGTGCGCTTTCAAGAGCGGCTTGTCGACGCGTGGGTCGTAATAGAACCCGTCGGTGAACGCCTTGCTGCTCAGGTAGCGCAGGTTGCGGTAGCCGACGTCGTTCTGCGCCAGCAGCACCAGGTGGTTTCCGATGCGCTGGGTCTTGTCTGCCATGCCCTTCTCGCCGGCGACGTACGCCTCGAAGCCGATGACGGGCTTGATGCCGTGCTTTTTCGCCTCCTGGTAGAAGTTGACCACGCCGAACATGTTCCCGTGGTCGGTGACCGCCACCGCCTTCATCCCGCTCTGGGAGCAGGATTGCATCAGATCCGGCAGACGGATGGCGCCATCGAGGAGGCTGTAGAGGGTATGCAGGTGCAGGTGAGCGAAGTCGGCGGGCATTGGCGCGGAGTGTAGCGCGCCTCCCTGACACGACGGCCAGGAAAAAGGTCACCGCTCCGGGAAGAGATCGCGCAGCGCCGCGTCCACGTTGTCGAAGCGGAAGCGGAAGCCCGAGTCAAGCAACTTCTTCGGCACCGCGCGCTGCCCTTCCAGCAGCGCCGAGGCGAACTCGCCGAGCAGGATCCTGAGCGGCGCCGCGGGCACCGGCGCCCACGACGGGCGGTGCAGCGCCCGGCCCAGAGCCTTTGCGAACTCCTTCATGGTCACGATCCCCGGCGCGGCGAGGTTCACCGGTCCGGTCACCTCCCGGTCGATGCACCAGAGAATCGCAGCCACCTCGTCGGCGAGGTGGATCCACGGGAACCACTGCCTTCCGCTCCCCACGGGACCGCCAACGAAGGCCTTGAAGGGCGGCAGCATCTTCTCCAGCGCGCCGCCGCGGGCGCTGAGAACGATGCCCGTCCGGAGCTGGACCGAGCGCACCGGAGCGCGCTGGGCCTCCGCCTCCCACTGCCGGCCGACATTGGCGAGAAAGTCCGCCCCCGGCGCCGCGCTCTCATCGAGGACCTCATCTCCTCGACCGCCGTAGTAGCCGACGGCGCTGGCGTTGATCAGCACCCGCGGCTTGCGCTGCGCGGCGCGGATCGCATCCACCACAGCGCGCGTGGTGAGCACGCGGCTCTGCTCGATCTCCTTCTTGTACGCGGGCGACCACCGCTTGCCGGCGACGCTCGCCCCGGCGAGGTTGACGACCGCGTCCGCGCCTTCCACGGTCCACGGCGCGCTTGCGAAGCGCGGAAGCGCCGCGGCCGCGTCACCCCGCTCCCTGAGCGCCCGGGTCAGCGCACTGCCGATCAGTCCGCTCGCTCCCGCCACCACCACACGCATGTGCGGATCGATGCGCGAGCGATCCGGGCGATTCCTGCGTTATTGTCCGCGCCGTGAACGAGCTCTGCTGGATCAGCCTCCAGGTCCCGAATTTGGAGGCGTCGCGGGCTTTCTGGCGCGACGTCATCGGCCTGCCGGAGAAGTCGTATACGTCCTCATGGGTGGAGATGGAGTTGCGGCCAGGCCTTCTGCTTGCGCTCCATCCCGTCTTCTACCCGAACGCGATGATCAAGCGGGGCTACGATCGCGGCGGACCGGTGCTCGCCATCCGCGTGGTGAATCTCGAGGAGATGGCGGCCCTGGTCCTTCGGCACGGCGCGCGCGCGCTCGGCGGATCGCAGGAGATCCCCGGCGGCGTCTCCCGCGATTTCGAGGATCCCGACGGCTACGTCTTCGAGCTCGTCGAGCTGCGGAGCTGACGCGGCGTGCCGGAGCTGCCGGACGTCACCGTCTACGTCGAATCGATCGCGTCGCGCGTCGC encodes:
- a CDS encoding VOC family protein produces the protein MNELCWISLQVPNLEASRAFWRDVIGLPEKSYTSSWVEMELRPGLLLALHPVFYPNAMIKRGYDRGGPVLAIRVVNLEEMAALVLRHGARALGGSQEIPGGVSRDFEDPDGYVFELVELRS
- a CDS encoding TIGR01777 family protein, whose amino-acid sequence is MRVVVAGASGLIGSALTRALRERGDAAAALPRFASAPWTVEGADAVVNLAGASVAGKRWSPAYKKEIEQSRVLTTRAVVDAIRAAQRKPRVLINASAVGYYGGRGDEVLDESAAPGADFLANVGRQWEAEAQRAPVRSVQLRTGIVLSARGGALEKMLPPFKAFVGGPVGSGRQWFPWIHLADEVAAILWCIDREVTGPVNLAAPGIVTMKEFAKALGRALHRPSWAPVPAAPLRILLGEFASALLEGQRAVPKKLLDSGFRFRFDNVDAALRDLFPER